A single genomic interval of Isorropodon fossajaponicum endosymbiont JTNG4 harbors:
- the dnaJ gene encoding molecular chaperone DnaJ, giving the protein MSQRDYYEVLGVAKNADTKQIKKAYKRLAMKHHPDRVKDDKASAEKKFKEIQKAYAILSDAQKRQAYDQFGHAGVNGNASVGGGDPFGGGGFGDIFGDIFGSGSQQPNNRGSDLRYDLEIGLKEAAQGTTVKVRIPKNETCNTCSGTGAKPGTSVKTCSTCGGAGQVQIQQGFFTVQRPCSTCSGTGQRIESPCSTCRGQGVVRKQKTLSVKIPAGVDTGNRIRLSGEGEAGTRGSSSGDLYVQVHVRKHAIFEREGNDLYCEVPIDFATATLGGSIEVPTLENKLKIKVPAGTQTGKLFRLRGKGITHLQRGGSGDLICQVKIETPVNLNKKQQDLLQELSSSCGKKHHPKSDSFFGKMKSFFE; this is encoded by the coding sequence ATGTCACAAAGAGATTATTACGAAGTACTAGGTGTTGCAAAAAATGCAGATACTAAGCAAATTAAAAAAGCTTACAAACGTCTAGCAATGAAACACCACCCTGATCGCGTTAAAGACGACAAGGCATCGGCTGAAAAAAAATTTAAAGAAATTCAAAAAGCTTATGCCATTTTGTCTGACGCTCAAAAACGTCAAGCCTATGACCAATTTGGTCATGCAGGTGTCAACGGAAATGCGAGTGTTGGCGGTGGCGACCCATTCGGTGGTGGTGGTTTCGGTGATATTTTTGGTGATATTTTTGGTAGTGGTTCTCAACAACCCAACAATCGTGGCTCAGATTTACGTTATGATTTAGAAATTGGTTTAAAAGAAGCAGCGCAAGGCACTACTGTTAAAGTTCGCATTCCAAAAAACGAAACTTGCAATACCTGCTCAGGCACTGGTGCAAAACCCGGCACTAGTGTTAAAACCTGCTCAACTTGTGGTGGCGCAGGGCAGGTGCAAATACAACAAGGATTTTTCACCGTGCAACGCCCTTGTAGCACTTGCTCTGGCACAGGCCAAAGAATTGAATCCCCTTGTAGCACTTGCCGTGGACAAGGTGTGGTACGTAAGCAAAAAACACTATCAGTCAAAATCCCTGCAGGCGTGGATACAGGCAATCGAATTCGTTTGAGCGGCGAAGGCGAAGCAGGCACTAGAGGTAGCTCTAGTGGTGATTTATACGTACAAGTTCACGTTAGAAAGCACGCCATTTTTGAACGTGAAGGTAACGATTTATATTGTGAAGTACCTATTGACTTTGCAACTGCAACACTAGGTGGTTCAATTGAAGTGCCTACACTTGAGAATAAATTAAAAATTAAAGTTCCAGCAGGCACACAAACTGGAAAACTATTCCGCTTGCGTGGCAAAGGTATCACCCACCTTCAGCGTGGTGGTTCTGGCGATTTAATCTGTCAAGTTAAGATTGAAACGCCAGTTAATCTTAATAAAAAACAACAAGATTTACTACAAGAGCTTTCCAGTTCATGTGGCAAAAAACATCATCCTAAATCAGACTCCTTTTTTGGTAAAATGAAATCATTCTTTGAATAA
- a CDS encoding HlyC/CorC family transporter → MESLSTFWLSIILFGLILSSAFFSSAETSMMTINRYRLKVLSKNNKNAKRTEHLLNDLDHLIGTILLGNNFVNIFASSITTILAIKLWGEGSIVLASLALTFIILVFSETTPKTFAAKNPEKIALPASIIITALIKLFKPFVWLIAQLSKMILALFGMKNEPHNNLISSEELKMVVSDAKPIIASNYQKMLLNIIDLEKVKVEDIMIPRHELISVDINKPDEILKQFERIQHTRLLTYDTSSDNITGVLHMRDIVNLYAKGDFSIDNALALVRTPYFVPEGTSLAHQLAHFQQQKRRLGLIVDEYGEVRGMIVLEDILEEIVGQFTSNQNESIDEITKQKDGSYLIDPRISIRELNNLLQLNLSVTKAKTLNGLILETLQSIPKRDISLKIDNVLIEIMQISEQTIKLVKLTKLDQSLSHPNYLSFL, encoded by the coding sequence TTGGAATCACTCTCAACTTTTTGGCTTAGTATCATCCTTTTTGGACTGATACTAAGTTCTGCATTTTTCTCTAGTGCTGAAACTTCAATGATGACGATTAATCGCTATCGTCTGAAAGTCTTAAGTAAAAATAATAAAAATGCAAAACGTACCGAGCATTTACTTAATGACTTAGACCATCTAATTGGTACAATTCTATTAGGCAACAACTTTGTTAATATTTTTGCCTCTAGTATTACAACCATACTCGCCATTAAACTATGGGGCGAGGGCTCAATTGTACTGGCCTCTTTAGCGTTAACTTTTATTATCTTGGTTTTTTCAGAAACAACCCCTAAAACATTTGCCGCTAAAAATCCTGAAAAAATTGCCCTACCAGCCTCAATTATTATTACAGCGTTAATCAAGTTGTTTAAGCCTTTTGTTTGGCTAATTGCCCAATTGTCAAAGATGATATTAGCATTATTTGGTATGAAAAACGAACCACACAACAACCTTATTAGCTCAGAAGAGTTAAAAATGGTGGTGAGTGATGCCAAGCCCATTATTGCTTCTAATTATCAAAAAATGTTGCTTAATATTATTGACTTAGAGAAGGTTAAAGTTGAAGATATTATGATTCCTAGACACGAGTTAATTAGTGTTGATATTAACAAGCCTGATGAAATTTTAAAACAATTTGAGCGTATACAACACACTAGATTACTCACTTATGATACATCAAGTGATAATATTACTGGCGTATTACACATGCGTGATATTGTAAATTTATACGCCAAAGGTGATTTTAGCATTGACAATGCATTGGCATTGGTTCGCACGCCTTATTTTGTGCCCGAAGGTACCAGCCTTGCTCACCAATTAGCACATTTTCAACAACAAAAAAGACGACTGGGTTTGATTGTGGATGAATATGGAGAAGTGCGTGGCATGATTGTATTAGAAGACATCTTAGAAGAAATTGTAGGGCAATTCACCTCAAACCAAAATGAAAGTATTGACGAAATTACTAAGCAAAAAGACGGTAGTTACTTGATTGACCCCAGAATTAGTATACGAGAATTAAACAATTTATTACAATTAAACTTATCCGTCACTAAAGCAAAAACCCTAAACGGCTTAATTTTAGAAACATTGCAAAGCATTCCTAAGCGTGATATTAGTTTAAAAATTGACAATGTATTGATTGAAATTATGCAGATTTCTGAGCAAACTATTAAGCTGGTTAAGTTGACAAAATTAGACCAAAGCCTGTCCCATCCTAACTACCTCAGCTTCCTTTAA
- the asd gene encoding archaetidylserine decarboxylase (Phosphatidylserine decarboxylase is synthesized as a single chain precursor. Generation of the pyruvoyl active site from a Ser is coupled to cleavage of a Gly-Ser bond between the larger (beta) and smaller (alpha chains). It is an integral membrane protein.), producing MIWWQYVIPQHWLSKLMFRFARIKTVWLKNRFIAWFVRSYQVNLSEAARENIEDYQHFNDFFTRVLKPDARQIADSLIVCPVDGKVSKVGNINNTQIIQAKNHRYSVGQLLGNDIKSVEFKTGFFTTIYLSPKDYHRIHMPYDGKLISMSYIPGDLFSVNQTTAENVDGLFARNERVVCYFETEFGLCAFVLVGAIFVGSMQTVWHGQINPPYQKQIQHFDYSNDSISLKKGQELGRFNMGSTVIMLMPNQTNNFFLKEAEVVRMGQALV from the coding sequence ATGATTTGGTGGCAGTATGTTATCCCTCAGCATTGGCTATCAAAGTTAATGTTTCGTTTTGCACGTATTAAAACTGTTTGGCTGAAAAATAGGTTTATTGCTTGGTTTGTGAGGTCTTATCAGGTGAATCTATCCGAAGCAGCGCGTGAAAATATTGAAGATTACCAGCACTTTAATGATTTTTTTACCAGGGTATTAAAACCAGATGCTAGACAAATTGCTGACAGCTTGATTGTTTGCCCTGTGGATGGCAAAGTATCGAAAGTTGGCAATATTAATAATACTCAAATCATTCAAGCTAAAAACCATAGATATAGCGTTGGGCAGTTGCTGGGTAATGACATTAAAAGTGTTGAATTCAAGACGGGTTTTTTTACCACTATTTATTTATCACCTAAAGATTATCATCGCATTCATATGCCTTATGATGGCAAACTAATTTCAATGAGTTATATTCCAGGTGATTTGTTTTCAGTGAATCAAACCACTGCTGAAAATGTGGATGGGTTATTTGCTAGGAATGAGCGTGTTGTGTGCTATTTTGAGACTGAATTTGGCTTGTGCGCGTTTGTTTTAGTGGGTGCTATTTTTGTAGGTTCAATGCAAACTGTGTGGCATGGTCAAATTAATCCACCTTATCAAAAACAAATTCAACATTTTGATTATTCAAATGACAGTATAAGCCTTAAAAAAGGCCAAGAATTGGGTCGATTTAATATGGGCTCAACTGTGATTATGTTGATGCCAAATCAAACTAATAATTTTTTTTTAAAGGAAGCTGAGGTAGTTAGGATGGGACAGGCTTTGGTCTAA
- the eno gene encoding phosphopyruvate hydratase: MNIKQIKAREVLDSRGNPTVEADVILDDGTIGSAMVPSGASTGQREALELRDGDKSRYLGKGVLKAVEFVNTEICDTLIGFGIKDLSKIDQAMIDLDGTETKARLGANAILAVSLAAAHANANRQHKPLYMSLNQGGNYKLPVPMMNIINGGEHANNSVDIQEFMIIPAGAPSFKEALRYGAEVFHHLKSVLEAKGMNTAVGDEGGFAPDLASNEDAIKVILEAINNAGYKAGKDIFIGIDAASSEFYENGTYNLASENKSLSSEEFVDYLANWVENYPIISIEDGMDENDWDGWDLLTKKIGDKVQLVGDDLYVTNSKILKQGIEKNIANSILIKVNQIGTLTETFQAMKMATDAGYTSVMSHRSGETEDTTIADLAVATGCGQIKTGSLSRSDRLAKYNRLLRIEEELGIKAVYPGLNAFNHLN, encoded by the coding sequence GTGAATATTAAACAAATTAAAGCAAGAGAGGTTCTTGATTCTAGAGGCAATCCAACTGTTGAGGCGGATGTCATCCTTGATGATGGCACAATTGGTAGTGCAATGGTGCCATCTGGTGCATCAACAGGTCAACGTGAGGCCCTGGAGTTGCGTGATGGGGATAAATCGCGCTATTTAGGCAAAGGGGTTTTAAAAGCTGTTGAATTTGTCAACACAGAAATTTGTGATACTTTGATTGGCTTTGGTATTAAGGATTTAAGCAAGATTGACCAAGCAATGATTGATTTAGATGGCACTGAAACCAAAGCAAGATTAGGTGCAAATGCAATTTTAGCAGTCTCGTTAGCCGCCGCCCATGCTAACGCTAACAGACAACACAAACCATTATACATGTCATTAAATCAAGGTGGAAATTACAAACTACCTGTACCTATGATGAATATTATTAATGGGGGTGAGCACGCCAACAATAGTGTTGATATTCAAGAATTTATGATCATTCCTGCTGGTGCGCCAAGTTTTAAAGAGGCGCTACGTTATGGTGCTGAAGTGTTTCATCATTTAAAATCAGTGTTAGAAGCCAAGGGTATGAATACTGCTGTGGGTGATGAAGGTGGTTTTGCCCCTGATTTGGCTTCAAATGAAGATGCTATTAAAGTTATTTTAGAAGCAATTAACAATGCAGGCTACAAAGCAGGCAAAGATATTTTTATTGGTATTGATGCAGCAAGTTCAGAATTTTATGAGAACGGCACTTACAATTTAGCCTCTGAAAACAAATCACTCAGTTCTGAAGAATTTGTTGATTATTTAGCCAATTGGGTGGAAAACTACCCCATTATTTCAATTGAAGATGGCATGGATGAAAATGATTGGGATGGCTGGGACTTGTTAACCAAAAAAATCGGTGACAAAGTACAATTAGTTGGTGATGACCTGTATGTAACCAATAGTAAAATTTTAAAACAAGGTATTGAGAAAAATATTGCCAACTCTATTTTAATCAAAGTCAATCAAATTGGCACCCTAACTGAAACCTTCCAAGCTATGAAGATGGCAACAGATGCTGGCTATACCTCAGTTATGTCACACAGATCGGGTGAAACTGAAGATACGACCATTGCTGATTTGGCAGTAGCCACTGGTTGTGGTCAAATTAAAACTGGTTCATTGTCAAGATCAGATCGTTTGGCAAAATATAACCGTCTACTTCGCATTGAAGAAGAATTAGGAATTAAGGCTGTTTATCCAGGACTTAATGCTTTTAATCATTTGAATTAA
- a CDS encoding site-2 protease family protein: MPDIQTLLIWTIPVLFAITVHETAHGWVASKLGDHSARMMGRLTLNPIKHIDPVGTILVPAFLYFTSGFIFGWAKPVPVNFNALRSPKKDMLWVAIAGPVSNFIMAIAWLIIILLAVNIGSQFLIDMGQVGVQINLILAVLNLLPLPPLDGGRVVSSLLPRKLSYQYDQLEPYGLYILLGLLFLGVFQWVVFPVVKIIQQFMFSVTGLI, encoded by the coding sequence ATGCCCGATATTCAAACACTTTTAATTTGGACAATTCCCGTATTATTTGCAATCACTGTGCATGAAACAGCGCATGGCTGGGTTGCCTCAAAACTGGGTGACCATAGTGCCAGAATGATGGGCAGACTTACCCTTAACCCTATCAAGCACATTGACCCAGTTGGCACTATTTTAGTGCCTGCATTTTTATACTTTACCTCAGGGTTTATTTTTGGCTGGGCCAAGCCTGTGCCTGTTAATTTTAATGCACTTAGATCGCCTAAAAAAGACATGCTTTGGGTAGCGATTGCTGGACCTGTGTCAAATTTCATTATGGCAATTGCATGGCTGATAATAATTTTACTGGCAGTTAATATCGGCTCCCAATTTCTAATTGATATGGGACAAGTTGGTGTTCAAATTAACTTGATATTAGCAGTGCTTAATCTATTGCCTTTGCCACCACTTGATGGTGGTCGCGTTGTAAGCTCATTACTACCAAGAAAACTGTCTTATCAATACGACCAGTTAGAGCCTTATGGTTTGTATATTTTGTTGGGTTTGTTGTTTTTAGGTGTGTTTCAATGGGTTGTCTTTCCCGTTGTTAAAATCATCCAGCAATTTATGTTTAGCGTTACTGGCCTCATTTAA
- a CDS encoding proline--tRNA ligase, with translation MKTTKLLISTQKEAPNDAKIISHQLMIRAGLISKLASGLYSYLPMGVRVLHKVENIIREEMNKSGAQEVLMPVAQPAELWQASGRWDKYGAELLRFTDRHQREFCLGPTHEEVITHLAAQYLRSYKQLPTNFYQIQTKFRDEIRPRFGVMRSREFIMKDAYSFHLDQASLQQTYELMHKTYSNIFDRLGLDYRAVLADSGSIGGDASHEFHVLAESGEDVICFSDESDYAANIEKVAFSKQEKTCKSTLTEEKVLTKKKTSIEEVAEFLNVKKSDCVKILIIKIKGGFKALALRGDHELNEIKVHNLFGDFELATEDEIKNLNLKKGFIGIKNLDIDLIIDYSASVLCDFVCGANEWDYHLTSVNWQGIEFVDADLRNAVEGDDSPDGKGKLMIKRGIEVGHIFQLGTKYSSAMKANVIGESGKAVTTTMGCYGIGVTRIIAASIEQNYDDKGIIFPQAIAPFQIVIVPINYNKSTRVKALADKLYQQFIEADIEALLDDRKERAGIMFADSELLGIPHRIVISDTHADNGNVEYKARDKADKIEVTFDDALSFIQSKLI, from the coding sequence ATGAAAACAACGAAGCTTTTAATCTCGACTCAAAAAGAAGCACCAAATGATGCGAAAATTATCTCACATCAACTCATGATTCGAGCAGGACTTATTTCTAAATTGGCATCGGGTTTGTACTCATATTTGCCAATGGGGGTAAGAGTATTGCATAAAGTTGAGAATATTATTCGAGAAGAAATGAATAAATCAGGCGCCCAAGAAGTGCTTATGCCTGTTGCTCAGCCTGCAGAACTTTGGCAAGCTTCTGGCAGATGGGATAAATATGGTGCTGAGTTATTGCGTTTTACCGATCGTCACCAGCGTGAATTTTGCCTAGGGCCAACGCATGAAGAGGTCATTACGCATTTGGCAGCGCAATATTTGCGTAGTTATAAACAACTACCTACGAATTTTTATCAAATTCAAACCAAGTTTAGAGATGAAATTCGTCCTCGTTTTGGGGTGATGCGTTCGCGTGAATTTATCATGAAAGATGCCTATTCATTCCATCTTGACCAAGCCTCTTTACAACAAACTTATGAGTTGATGCATAAAACTTACTCAAATATTTTTGACCGATTGGGTCTTGATTATCGTGCAGTTTTGGCAGATTCTGGCTCAATTGGTGGAGATGCTTCGCATGAATTTCATGTGTTGGCAGAAAGTGGAGAGGACGTCATTTGTTTCTCAGATGAGTCAGATTATGCGGCTAATATCGAAAAAGTTGCTTTTTCAAAACAGGAGAAAACTTGTAAGTCCACACTGACTGAGGAAAAAGTTCTAACCAAGAAGAAAACCAGTATCGAAGAAGTTGCTGAATTTTTGAATGTTAAGAAATCAGATTGTGTTAAAATTTTAATTATTAAAATCAAGGGTGGTTTTAAAGCTTTAGCATTACGTGGCGACCATGAGTTAAATGAAATCAAAGTGCATAATTTATTTGGTGATTTTGAGCTTGCAACAGAGGATGAGATTAAGAATTTAAATTTAAAGAAAGGTTTTATAGGTATTAAAAATTTAGACATTGATTTGATTATTGATTATTCAGCCAGCGTATTGTGTGATTTTGTTTGCGGTGCAAATGAGTGGGATTATCATCTAACGAGTGTCAATTGGCAGGGTATTGAATTTGTTGATGCTGATTTACGCAACGCTGTAGAAGGAGATGATTCCCCAGATGGTAAAGGAAAGTTGATGATTAAACGTGGTATTGAAGTGGGGCATATTTTTCAGCTAGGTACTAAATATTCTAGTGCTATGAAAGCCAACGTCATTGGAGAGTCTGGCAAGGCAGTCACAACCACAATGGGCTGTTATGGCATTGGTGTGACGCGTATTATTGCAGCTTCTATTGAGCAAAATTATGACGATAAGGGGATTATTTTTCCTCAAGCGATTGCGCCTTTTCAAATTGTTATTGTGCCCATTAATTATAATAAATCCACTCGTGTGAAAGCATTGGCTGACAAGCTTTATCAGCAGTTTATTGAGGCAGATATTGAAGCTTTACTAGATGATAGAAAAGAGCGTGCTGGTATTATGTTTGCTGATTCTGAGCTACTTGGTATTCCACACAGAATAGTGATTAGTGACACGCATGCTGATAATGGCAATGTGGAGTACAAGGCTAGAGATAAAGCAGATAAAATAGAAGTGACATTTGATGATGCCTTGTCATTTATTCAATCCAAGCTGATATAA
- the gatB gene encoding Asp-tRNA(Asn)/Glu-tRNA(Gln) amidotransferase subunit GatB, whose product MEWETVIGLEIHAQLNTKSKIFSAASTQYGQKPNSQACAVDLGLPGVLPVLNVEAVNKAIKFGVAINAHINQRNIFDRKNYFYPDLPKGYQISQMDWPIVGEGKIEITLGEQTKVVGITRAHLEEDAGKSIHDMFDDDTAIDLNRAGTPLLEIVSEPDMRSAKEAVVYAKKIHTLVQYIDICDGNMQEGSFRCDANVSIRPKGQKKLGTRAELKNINSFKFLERAINLEVERQQDILEEGGSIVQETRLYDSVKHETRSMRSKEEANDYRYFPDPDLLPVEISDELLERIRQTLPELPTQKKARFVAELGLSDYDADVLTLQKPLADYFETMLDHHASNAKLCANWVMGELSASLNKHQIDIQNSPITAQALSLLISRISDDTISGKAAKDVFKAMWNSEDNADEIIQAKGLKQMTDMGEIEAIVEQVIANNAPQVAQFKSGNDKIFGFFVGQIMKLTAGKANPKQVNELLKDKLS is encoded by the coding sequence ATGGAGTGGGAAACAGTTATTGGCTTGGAAATTCATGCGCAATTAAACACTAAATCTAAGATTTTTTCAGCTGCCTCAACTCAGTATGGTCAAAAGCCTAATTCACAGGCTTGCGCTGTTGATTTAGGATTACCAGGTGTTTTGCCTGTGCTTAATGTTGAAGCGGTTAATAAGGCAATCAAATTTGGCGTGGCGATTAATGCACATATTAATCAGCGTAATATATTTGATAGAAAGAATTATTTTTACCCAGATTTACCAAAAGGCTACCAAATTTCACAAATGGACTGGCCTATTGTGGGTGAAGGCAAGATTGAAATCACGCTTGGTGAGCAAACCAAGGTAGTTGGCATTACACGTGCGCACTTAGAAGAAGATGCAGGAAAGTCTATACATGATATGTTTGATGATGATACTGCAATTGACTTAAACCGTGCAGGCACGCCTTTACTTGAAATTGTCTCCGAGCCTGACATGCGCAGTGCTAAAGAGGCGGTGGTCTATGCTAAAAAAATTCACACCTTGGTGCAATATATTGATATTTGTGATGGCAATATGCAAGAAGGCTCATTTCGTTGTGATGCGAATGTCTCTATTCGCCCCAAAGGGCAAAAAAAGCTTGGCACGCGTGCAGAATTAAAAAATATCAACTCATTTAAATTTTTAGAACGTGCGATTAATTTGGAAGTTGAACGCCAGCAAGACATTCTTGAAGAGGGCGGTAGTATTGTGCAAGAAACTCGTTTGTATGATTCGGTGAAACATGAAACGCGCTCTATGCGTTCAAAAGAAGAGGCTAATGATTATCGCTATTTTCCAGACCCAGATTTACTGCCTGTTGAGATTTCTGATGAATTATTAGAAAGGATAAGGCAAACTTTACCAGAATTACCCACCCAGAAAAAAGCAAGGTTTGTTGCAGAATTAGGCTTGAGTGACTATGATGCAGATGTGCTTACCTTGCAAAAACCTTTGGCTGACTATTTTGAGACCATGCTTGATCATCATGCTAGCAATGCTAAATTATGTGCTAACTGGGTCATGGGTGAATTATCAGCCTCTTTGAATAAGCATCAAATTGATATTCAAAACTCACCCATTACTGCGCAAGCCTTGTCACTATTAATCAGTCGTATTAGTGATGATACCATTTCTGGAAAAGCTGCTAAAGACGTGTTTAAAGCCATGTGGAATAGCGAAGATAATGCAGATGAAATTATTCAAGCTAAAGGCTTAAAGCAAATGACTGATATGGGTGAAATTGAAGCAATTGTAGAACAGGTGATTGCTAATAATGCGCCACAAGTCGCTCAGTTTAAATCGGGCAATGATAAGATTTTTGGCTTTTTTGTTGGTCAAATCATGAAACTTACTGCTGGCAAGGCCAATCCTAAACAAGTCAACGAACTGCTTAAAGATAAGTTGTCTTAA
- a CDS encoding protein adenylyltransferase SelO, with product MLDFATLGRDFFSDIDTQSLKQPFLIHKNQALQDRLKLSIKDNELLNIASGEKKFQHTQPIASIYAGHQFGYFAPQLGDGRSCLIGQLQGIELSLKGAGQTPYSRGADGRAVLRSSIREYLCSIAMKGLNIPTTEALTLVGSHSEVYRESIETGAIVMRCAPSHIRFGHFELFASRGQTSQVKQLADFVIEHHYQYCQGENQYVDFFNEVVQKTAIMIAHWQAQGFAHGVMNTDNISILGLTIDYGPFGFLETYNPKFICNHSDHEGRYGFDQQPNIALWNLSRLADSLSSLINAKQAKSVLDKYQNYLVESYSVLMRQKFGLREKDKQDHALITQFFDVLYQHKKDHTNSLRQLSDVDKLVIDADFSDWIGLYDKRLSQENNHNRISMMNSVNPNYILRNHLAEVAIRKAEDDKDYTEIAILFDLLSKPFEVHQDMTSYTHKAPDWAQGLAVSCSS from the coding sequence GTGCTAGATTTTGCCACGCTAGGTCGTGATTTTTTCTCAGACATTGATACTCAATCATTAAAACAACCTTTTTTAATTCATAAAAACCAAGCATTACAAGACAGACTTAAATTGTCTATTAAGGATAATGAATTATTAAATATTGCCTCAGGCGAAAAGAAATTCCAACACACTCAACCCATTGCTAGTATTTATGCAGGGCATCAGTTTGGTTATTTCGCGCCCCAATTAGGTGATGGTCGTTCTTGTTTAATAGGACAATTACAAGGCATTGAACTGTCACTTAAAGGTGCAGGACAAACGCCTTATTCGCGTGGCGCAGATGGTCGTGCAGTATTGCGTTCATCTATTCGTGAATACTTATGTTCAATCGCTATGAAAGGCTTAAATATTCCCACTACAGAAGCACTAACATTGGTTGGTAGTCATAGCGAGGTTTATCGAGAAAGTATTGAAACAGGGGCAATTGTTATGCGCTGTGCACCTAGTCATATTCGTTTTGGTCATTTTGAACTGTTTGCTTCACGTGGTCAAACTTCTCAAGTGAAGCAATTGGCTGATTTTGTGATTGAACATCATTACCAGTATTGTCAAGGTGAAAATCAATATGTTGATTTTTTTAATGAAGTGGTGCAGAAAACAGCAATTATGATTGCGCATTGGCAAGCACAGGGTTTTGCACATGGGGTGATGAATACGGACAATATATCAATTCTTGGATTAACGATTGATTATGGGCCATTTGGCTTTTTAGAAACTTATAATCCTAAATTTATCTGCAACCATTCTGATCATGAGGGTCGTTATGGCTTTGATCAGCAGCCAAATATTGCTTTGTGGAATTTATCTCGTTTGGCGGATAGTTTGTCAAGTTTAATCAATGCCAAACAAGCAAAATCAGTGCTGGACAAATATCAAAACTACTTGGTTGAGTCATATTCTGTATTAATGAGGCAGAAATTTGGCTTGCGTGAAAAAGACAAGCAAGACCATGCATTAATTACGCAATTTTTTGACGTGTTGTATCAACATAAAAAAGACCACACCAATTCATTAAGGCAGTTATCTGATGTGGATAAATTGGTCATTGATGCTGATTTTAGTGATTGGATTGGGTTGTATGATAAGCGACTATCTCAAGAAAATAATCATAATAGAATCAGTATGATGAATAGCGTAAATCCTAATTATATTTTACGTAATCACTTAGCAGAGGTGGCAATCCGAAAGGCAGAAGATGACAAAGACTATACTGAAATAGCAATTTTGTTTGATTTATTAAGCAAGCCCTTTGAAGTTCACCAAGACATGACATCTTATACTCATAAAGCACCTGATTGGGCGCAAGGGCTCGCAGTAAGTTGCTCTTCTTAA